One window of Cryptococcus neoformans var. grubii H99 chromosome 11, complete sequence genomic DNA carries:
- a CDS encoding aquaporin-associated protein, protein MPDSVVTTHELRPASPVYGRTRTIIKNHFVAMAGEYVGTTLFILCCLGGTHVALLPETSVTGDFGQPLNTSSLFYISLSIGLSLTVNVWIFFRVSGGLFNPAVSLGMVLAGCLPPLKGVLLTVAQVLGGITGAAIINALLPGELNAGTALGGGASIAQGLFIEAILTALLMLTVFFTAAEKNEATFLSPLAIGMALFIAEMVGVPYSGGALNPVRSLGPAVVTHNFPGYHWIYWVGPALGSVIATGFYSLLKYLEYESVPGPGEAPQIPPFWRLPPRGYLSTISHPFAKRASTGSSSHEDDPEKGLRSGKASQAKTDEATRVNRPGSGDAETQSPVEDTTTVNARLDRIEMLLTHLMRARTSEGTQKSSAV, encoded by the exons ATGCCTGACTCAGTTGTGACCACACACGAGCTACGTCCCGCCAGTCCTGTCTATGGTCGCACGCGAACGATAATAAAGAATC ATTTCGTGGCCATGGCAGGAGAATACGTCGGAACCACTCTTTTCATCCTATGTTGTCTTGGAGGTACCCA CGTTGCACTACTGCCAGAGACGTCCGTGACGGGCGACTTCGGGCAGCCGCTAAACACTTCCAGCCT CTTTTACATTTCCTTGTCCATTGGGCTCTCTCTGACGGTTAATGTTTGGATTTTCTTCCGGGTTTCCGGAGGTTTATTCAACCCAGCCGTGTCGTTGGGGATGGTGCTCGCCGGATGTTTGCCACCTTTGAAAGGCGTTTTGTTAACAGTGGCCCAGGTTTTGGGTGGTATAACT GGAGCGGCAATCATCAACGCCCTACTTCCGGGAGAGCTAAATGCTGGAACAGCACTAGGCGGAGGAGCTTCCATTGCCCAGGGACTGTTCATTGAAGCCATCCTTACCGCGCT GCTAATGTTGACAGTTTTCTTTACGGCTGCCGAGAAGAATGAGGCAACATTCCTGTCTCCGCTTGCTATTGGGATGGCGCTTTTC ATTGCTGAGATGGTTGGAGTGCCATACAGTGGTGGAGCTTTGAATCCTGTCCGAAGCTTAGGGCCAGCTGTGGTAACTCATAACTTTCCTGGATATC ATTGGATCTACTGGGTCGGTCCCGCGCTCGGGTCTGTTATTGCGACAGGCTTTTATTCTTTGCTCAAGTATCTGGAATACGAATCTGTTCCTGGACCCGGAGAAGCGCCCCAGATCCCTCCGTTTTGGCGCTTACCCCCTCGAGGGTATCTATCGACGATATCACACCCATTCGCGAAAAGAGCAAGCACCGGGTCCTCCTCCCATGAAGACGACCCAGAAAAGGGTTTACGATCTGGCAAAGCTTCGCAAGCCAAAACTGATGAAGCAACAAGAGTAAACAGGCCTGGATCGGGTGATGCGGAGACTCAGAGTCCTGTTGAAGAC acgacgacggTGAACGCAAGGTTGGACAGAATTGAAATGCTATTGACACATTTGATGCGGGCGCGCACGTCCGAGGGTACGCAGAAATCATCTGCTGTATAA
- a CDS encoding methylsterol monooxygenase yields the protein MAAAAAFDLLDKYIPGASDSLTIVNATTAQNTLYPGVDFAALNWLERLWASYYIWVGNPIIATGLMSFLLHEIVYFGRCIPWLIIDAMPYFQKWKLQPNKHVSRAQILKCTKVVLLTHFTCEAPLILAFHPICCLFGMKTYEIPFSSIGLMAAQIAFFFVFEDTFHYWAHRALHFGPLYKHIHKLHHEFSAPIGIAAEYAHPLEVLILAQGTISGPFLYAVFRDDLHIFTVYVWITLRLWQAVDAHSGYDFPWSLRHFIPFWAGADHHDFHHATFTSCFSTSFRWWDYYFGTDVKYHAYKARVAAASAKERAAVEKNEMERLEKEGILEERAAASHGKRGKNE from the exons ATGGCCGCTGCAGCCGCCTTCGACCTGCTCGACAAGTACATCCCCGGCGCGTCAGATTCTCTGACCATCGTCAACGCCACCACCGCGCAAAACACCCTCTATCCAGGTGTCGACTTTGCCGCACTCAACTGGCTCGAGAGATTATGGGCATCCTACTACATCTGGGTCGGTAACCCCATCATTGCCACAGGCTTGATGAGCTTTTTGCTCCACGAG ATTGTCTATTTTGGACGTTGTATCCCTTGGCTCATCATCGATGCTATGCCCTACTTCCAAAAGTGGAAACTTCAGCCT AACAAGCACGTCTCTCGCGCGCAAATCCTCAAATGCACCAAGGTCGTTCTTCTCACTCACTTCACCTGTGAAGCTCCCCTTATCCTCGCCTTCCACCCTATCTGTTGCTTGTTCGGAATGAAGACTTACGAAATACCTTTCTCATCTATCGGTCTCATGGCTGCGCAaatcgccttcttctttgtctttgaGGACACTTTCCACTACTGGGCTCACAGGGCTTTGCACTTTGGTCCATTGTACAAGCACATTCACAAGCTTCACCACGAGTTCTCTGCTCCTATTGGTATC GCCGCCGAATATGCCCATCCTCTTGAAGTTTTGATCCTTGCGCAAGGAACGATCTCTGGACCATTCTTGTACGCTGTATTCAGGGATGACCTTCACATCTTCACCGTCTACGTTTGGATCACTCTTCGTCTTTGGCAAGCAGTCGACGCTCATTCTGGCTACGACTTCCCTTGGTCTCTTCGACACTTTATCCCCTTCTGGGCTGGTGCTGACCACCACGACTTCCACCATGCCACTTTCACTTCTTGCTTCTCTACCAGTTTCAGGTGGTGGGACTACTACTTTGGCACTGATGTCAAG TACCACGCTTACAAGGCCCGTGTTGCTGCTGCCAGTGCAAAGGAGCGTGCAGCTGttgagaagaatgaaatggaAAGGCTCGAAAAGGAGGGTATCCTTGAGGAGCGCGCTGCGGCGTCGCATGGCAAGCGGGGAAAGAACGAGTAG
- a CDS encoding DASH complex subunit DAD4 encodes MENPHEAEQAVLLERIIKNVDKSNEAIIELNHCLKEYLDSAGAIHITSQLFSNYSRNVLYNLETVNKLPKPV; translated from the exons ATGGAAAACCCACACGAGGCAGAGCAGGCTGTACTGCTCGAACGTATCATAAAAAATGTC GACAAGTCAAACGAAGCGATCATCGAGTTGAACCACTGCCTCAAA GAATACCTTGACTCTGCTGGAGCCATTCACATAACGTCTcaactcttctccaactaTTCGCGTAATGTGCTATATAATCTTGAGACGGTCAATAAGCTTCCCAAGCCTGTTTAA
- a CDS encoding nuclear protein localization protein 4, which translates to MLLRIRSPAGTARITVQPETTGEAFAEAILNTIPAADPQPDPATLALSNQPGAAGESVPFHALNGRTVGDMGFSHGDLLFLSYKPRGADPDSHPAMEASAPHPQPSQPDPSHPKTHTDPPLPNTIPLKDLSSVQEPEIDQYWEKQTGKIERKRDPAFCRHGEKAMCDYCMPLEPYDPKFQSEHQIKHLSYHAYLRKLLSSRPPTASSATDLPPLSPTSLSVITPCPTGAHPPFPEGICSTCQPSAVTLQSQPFRMVDHIEFASPSIIEGLLSAWRRTGTQRIAFLIGREDKYEKVPMGIKVIVEAVWEPKQEGELDGLTVETPWSDESRVQEIAGWCDKGLSVVGMIYTDLTPSPDDITKTLYKRHAQSYTASSLEMLLSAAYQLSHPLSTRMSPTGHYSSRFVTCCLTGDKDGGVDILAWQASEHAEAMVKAGIVEASVDPAVVRVRKPGEGEYVPEVFYSYKNEYGLQVKMPAKPTFPVEYLYVNITHGFPLAPSPLFLSNAFPTENRPGLHDQSMQVVITQLAAILKTSDAEIGDTGTWPGRIKKDVERWLSDWHLVTFLCMQGLFSLKEQQILCRAATAHAHPNDTHALEELFASGGWQTLLTIVDSEASANGRSNPPPTSSFNNLGIDSPSFAGPSGGSVTDSPAPPSGPGSVGGAGAGAGGSRERICPHCTFVNEHGGGDCEICGLPLDG; encoded by the exons ATG CTGCTCCGGATCCGCTCGCCCGCGGGGACTGCCCGCATCACTGTGCAGCCCGAGACGACGGGGGAGGCCTTTGCGGAGGCGATCCTCAACACGATCCCCGCCGCAGACCCCCAGCCAGACCCCGCCACGCTCGCACTCAGCAACCAGCCGGGGGCCGCCGGGGAGTCCGTCCCGTTCCACGCCCTCAACGGCCGCACAGTCGGCGACATGGGTTTCAG CCATGGAGATCTCCTGTTCCTCTCCTACAAGCCACGTGGTGCTGACCCCGACTCACATCCGGCCATGGAGGCCTCAGCGCCCCACCCACAGCCTTCGCAGCCGGACCCCTCCCACCCAAAAACTCACACCGATCCGCCCCTGCCAAACACTATCCCACTCAAGGACTTGTCTTCCGTGCAAGAGCCCGAAATCGATCAGTACTGGGAGAAGCAGACTGGCAAGATTGAGCGGAAGCGGGATCCTGCATTCTGTAGGCACGGCGAAAAGGCCATGTGCGATTATTGCATGCCGCTAGAG CCGTATGACCCCAAGTTCCAATCTGAGCACCAGATCAAGCACCTTTCCTACCATGCGTATCTCCGCAAACTCCTCTCGTCCCGTCCACCTACTGCTTCATCTGCTACCGATCTTCCTCCGCTCTCACCCACATCTCTATCTGTCATCACCCCTTGTCCTACAGGGGCCCACCCTCCATTTCCCGAAGGTATCTGCTCCACATGCCAGCCTTCTGCAGTAACCCTCCAATCTCAGCCGTTCAGAATGGTCGACCACATCGAGTTTGCTTCACCGTCCATCATAGAAGGCCTCCTCTCCGCATGGCGTCGTACGGGAACCCAACGTATCGCTTTCCTCATCGGACGAGAAGACAAGTATGAAAAGGTTCCAATGGGCATCAAGGTTATCGTTGAAGCTGTGTGGGAGCCAAAGCAGGAAGGCGAACTCGATGGGCTGACTGTTGAAACCCCATGGAGCGACGAATCTAGGGTTCAAGAGATTGCGGGATGGTGTGATAAAGGTTTAAGCGTCGTAGGCATGATTTACACTGATCTCACTCCTTCCCCCGACGACATTACCAAAACACTTTACAAACGCCACGCCCAGTCGTACACTGCCTCCTCGCTGGAAATGCTCCTTTCGGCCGCGTATCAGCTCTCCCATCCACTTTCTACGAGAATGTCTCCCACCGGCCACTATTCCTCTCGTTTCGTCACATGTTGCCTGACGGGTGATAAGGACGGAGGTGTCGATATCTTGGCATGGCAGGCAAGCGAGCATGCAGAAGCCATGGTGAAGGCTGGAATCGTCGAGGCCAGTGTAGACCCGGCAGTTGTGAGAGTCAGGAAgccaggagaaggagagtaTGTCCCAGAAGTGTTTTACAGCTACAAAAACGAGTATGGTCTGCAGGTCAAGATGCCTGCAAAGCCCACTTTTCCTGTGGAATATCTCTATGTCAAC ATTACCCATGGTTTCCCTCTCGcgccatctcctcttttcctttccaacGCTTTCCCAACAGAAAACCGTCCCGGGCTGCATGATCAATCCATGCAGGTGGTTATCACGCAACTTGCTGCCATTCTAAAGACTAGCGATGCCGAAATTGGGGATACGGGCACTTGGCCCGGGAGgatcaagaaggatgtCGAGCGATGGTTGAGTGATTGGCATTTGGTGACATTCTTGTGTATGCAGGGTCTGTTTTCCTTG AAGGAGCAACAGATTCTTTGTCGAGCCGCTACCGCCCACGCGCATCCGAATGACACTCACGCGTTGGAAGAGCTTTTCGCTAGTGGTGGATGGCAGACATTGCTCACCATTGTCGACTCTGAAGCTTCCG CCAACGGCCGTTCCAACCCTCCCCCAACATCATCGTTTAATAACCTCGGCATTGATTCTCCTTCGTTTGCCGGCCCCTCTGGCGGTTCCGTTACTGACTCTCCTGCACCGCCATCCGGTCCTGGTTCAGTTGGTGGAGCAGGGGCAGGGGCAGGTGGTAGTAGGGAGAGGATTTGTCCCCATTGTACGTTTGTTAATGAACATGGAGGGGGTGATTGCGAGATTTGTGGATTGCCACTTGACGGTTAA
- a CDS encoding pre-mRNA-splicing factor ATP-dependent RNA helicase DHX16, whose amino-acid sequence MDLKNFISDNVVRILGSSDSATVDYVQSLAMSSKTPGDLYNSLLSTGMASTPETQAFAAQVHSLVPRKTKTKAPKADKAALSQRFTLLMDEDAESSGSRKEKKKKKKEKEGSKGGETERERDVVGVKKARHARKRDTEGNWDSDEEGQEIKRPRTRSPLPDGDDQAELPLEPEETEEERLERERLEDLRQRDEFAERMKEKDRDRTKRIVEDRTSKALGGVEATRRANLMDDPAAREAAIADLRNRSRQEYLSKRELQQLDLLKMEVEDEKILFRNQKLSRKEERELERKKELIKLMEERKKIDDGTNGYMLPDDYITEQGRLDQKKKKDALYKRYEESKPVEGQFVTDVDQWEAAQQERTDLTTGALDKEILVEDYDYVFDESQEIKFLKEGKMAGTLTAEAQALLDQVDKLEKNAQSIQETRNSLPIYEFRDELLEAIAEHQVLVVVAETGSGKTTQLPQYLYEAGYCKNGMKVGCTQPRRVAAMSVAARVAEEMGVRLGQEVGYSIRFEDMTSDKTVLKYMTDGMLLREFLTDPELSTYSALVIDEAHERTLSTDILFGLVKDIARFRPDLRLLISSATLNAQKFADFFDQAPIFDVPGRRFPVDMFYTQQPEANYMHAAVTTILQIHTTQPKGDILLFLTGQDEIEAAEESLKETMYALGDKVPELIIAPIYANLPSEMQSKIFEPTPEGARKVVLATNIAETSITIDGVVYVIDPGFVKQNNYNPKTGMSSLVVEPISRASAQQRAGRAGRVGPGKAFRLYTKWAFKNELLQDTIPEIQRTNLSMVVLMLKSLGINDVLNFDFLDKPPADTIIRSFELLYALGALNHKGELTRLGRRMAEFPVDPMLSKAIINSENYKCTHEVLTIISMLQESGSLLYRPKDKRVHADKAHKNFIKSGGDHFTLLNIFEQWAESNYSQQFCYENFVQFKSLCRVRDIRDQLAQLCDRVEVVIESTPNDVVPVQKAITAGYFYNTARIDRGGGYRTTKNNHSVYLHPSSCLIGMQPPPRFILYYELVLTSKEYMRQCMPIEGSWLSELAPHYFNKSEIDQLMGSASKVKMPKRIEQPKVGPVNS is encoded by the exons ATGGATCTCAAAAACTTCATCAGCGATAATGTCGTCAGA ATACTCGGATCGTCCGATAGTGCCACAGTCGACTATGTGCAATCCCTAG CAATGTCTTCAAAGACACCGGGAGATTTGTACAACTCATTATTATCGACTGGAATGGCAAGCACTCCCGAGACTCAAGCGTTCGCTGCTCAAGTCCATTCTCTCGTTCCCCGCAAAACCAAGACTAAAGCTCCCAAGGCAGACAAGGCTGCGTTAAGCCAACGATTCACGCTGTTaatggatgaggatgcggAAAGTAGCGGAAGccggaaagagaagaagaagaagaagaaggagaaggaagggtcAAAAGGCGGAGAAacggaaagagaaagagatgtgGTCGGCGTAAAGAAGGCAAGGCACGCGCGAAAGAGAGATACGGAGGGCAACTGGGATTCCGACGAGGAGGGTCAGGAAATAAAGCGCCCAAGAACACGTTCACCGCTTCCTGATGGAGATGACCAAGCTGAATTACCCCTTGAGCCGGAagagacagaagaagagcgatTAGAGCGAGAACGGTTGGAGGATCTGCGTCAGAGGGACGAATTTGCGGAACggatgaaggaaaaggatcGTGATCGTACGAAACGGATTGTTGAAGATCGGACCTCCAAAGCGCTAGGCGGCGTCGAAGCGACAAGGCGTGCAAATCTCATGGATGACCCTGCGGCGAGGGAGGCTGCGATCGCCGACCTGCGTAACCGCTCTCGACAAGAGTATCTCTCAAAGCGAGAGCTACAGCAACTTGATTTACTCaagatggaggtggaagatgagaaaatCTTGTTCAGGAACCAAAAACTgtcgagaaaagaagaacgggagctggagagaaagaaggaactTATCAAACTCATGGAagagcggaagaagattgatgaTGGAACGAATGGCTACATGCTTCCCGACGATTACATTACAGAGCAAGGACGTCTGGatcaaaagaaaaagaaggatgccCTGTATAAACGATACGAAGAATCCAAGCCCGTTGAAGGTCAATTCGTCACGGACGTCGATCAGTGGGAGGCCGCTCAGCAAGAGAGAACAGATCTCACTACGGGCGCGTTGGACAAGGAGATTCTGGTGGAGGACTATGACTATGTCTTTGACGAGTCACAGGAAATCAAGTTTCTGAAAGAGGGTAAGATGGCTGGGACCCTCACCGCAGAAGCACAAGCTTTACTGGACCAGGTGGACAAGCTAGAGAAAAATG CTCAATCTATCCAAGAGACCCGAAATTCCCTTCCAATCTACGAGTTCCGAGACGAACTTCTCGAAGCTATCGCTGAACACCAAGTTCTCGTCGTAGTCGCTGAAACCGGATCAGGCAAGACCACCCAGCTCCCTCAGTATCTCTACGAGGCTGGTTATTGTAAGAATGGCATGAAGGTTGGGTGTACACAGCCCCGTCGTGTAGCCGCTATGAGTGTCGCAGCGCGTGTGGCtgaggagatgggtgtGAGATTAGGGCAAGAAGTCGGCTACTCTATCCGATTTGAAGATATGACAAGCGACAAGACGGTTCTCAAGTACATGACAGATGGTATGCTGCTCCGAGAGTTCTTAACGGACCCCGAACTGTCAACGTACTCGGCGCTGGTCATCGATGAGGCGCACGAAAGGACATTGAGTACAGATATCTTATTCGGCCTAGTCAAG GATATCGCCCGATTTCGCCCCGATTTGAGATTACTGATCTCCAGTGCGACCCTCAACGCTCAAAAATTTGCCGACTTTTTCGATCAAGCTCCTATTTTTGACG TGCCCGGGCGTCGTTTCCCCGTTGATATGTTTTACACTCAACAACCGGAAGCAAATTATATGCACGCCGCTGTCACCACTATCCTACAGATCCATACAACCCAACCCAAAGGTGACATTCTTTTATTCCTCACAGGTCAAGACGAAATTGAGGCAGCGGAGGAAAGTTTAAAGGAGACAATGTACGCTTTGGGGGACAAGGTGCCAGAGTTGATCATTGCGCCCATCTATGCAAACTTGCCCAGCGAAATGCAAAGCAAGATCTTTGAACCGACCCCTGAAGGTGCCCGAAAA GTCGTGTTGGCTACAAACATTGCCGAAACGTCGATTACCATTGATGGTGTCGTATATGTCATTGATCCAGGGTTCGTCAAGCAAAACAACTACAACCCAAAAACCGGCATGTCTTCTCTTGTCGTCGAGCCCATCTCGCGCGCGTCTGCTCAACAGCGTGCCGGCCGTGCCGGCAGAGTCGGTCCTGGGAAAGCTTTCCGTCTGTACACGAAATGGGCGTTCAAGAACGAGCTTTTACAGGATACCATTCCGGAAATCCAACGTACCAACCTCTCCATGGTCGTTCTTATGCTCAAATCGCTTGGTATTAATGATGTTCTCAACTTTGACTTTTTGGATAAGCCCCCGGCAGATACCATCATCAGGTCTTTTGAACTGTTGTACGCGTTGGGAGCGTTGAATCACAAGGGAGAGTTGACCAGActaggaagaaggatggcgGAGTTCCCGGTAGACCCGATGCTGTCAAAGGCGATCATCAACAGCGAGAACTACAAGTGTACACATGAA GTTCTCACAATAATATCAATGCTTCAAGAATCCGGCTCACTGCTTTATCGTCCCAAAGATAAGCGCGTGCATGCTGATAAAGCTCATAAAAACTTTATCAAGTCAGGCGGCGATCACTTTACACtcctcaacatctttgAGCAATGGGCAGAAAGCAATTATTCTCAGCAGTTTTGCTACGAAAACTTTGTCCAGTTCAAGAGTCTTTGCAGAGTGAGAGATATTAGAGATCAGCTGGCGCAGCTTTGTGATAGAGTGGAAGTGGTAATTGAGAGTACGCCGAATGATGTTGTACCCGTTCAAAAGGCCATTACAGCCGGCTACTTTTACAATACC GCACGTATTGATAGAGGTGGCGGTTATCGAACAACCAAGAATAACCATTCGGTTTACCTgcatccttcatcttgccTCATTGGCATGCAGCCGCCACCAAGGTTTATTTTGTATTACGAATTGGTTCTCACATCCAAAGAGTATATGAGACAGTGTATGCCGATAGAGGGTAGCTGGTTGTCTGAAC TCGCTCCTCATTACTTTAACAAGTCGGAGATTGATCAGCTTATGGGAAGTGCAAGTAAGGTGAAAATGCCAAAGCGGATAGAACAACCGAAAGTTGGGCCAGTGAATTCATGA
- a CDS encoding septin → MSDGIGIANLPNQRHKITSQRGAHFTIMVVGQSGLGKTTLINTLFATEICSPRNYRQRFAKQLDKTTEVEILKADLEERGFNIKLTVIDTPGFGDYVNNRDSWGPIVDFIDDQHESYMRQEQQPFRKEKQDLRIHACLYFIKPTGTTLKPLDVEIMKKLGTRVNLIPVIAKADTMTPEDLHNFKTIVRETVIAQNIAVYTPPVDLDDEAAAEHARAMQAVMPFSIIGSTQDVTTPDGRVVKGREYLWGVAEVENEDHCDFKKLRSLLIRTYMLDLITSTEEKHYEAYRLAQMETRKFGEPKVKKLDNPKYREEEETLRKRFTEQVKLEEARFRQWEQHLIAERDRLNKDLEQAHSAIKALEAELDQVAAYHRQGGTVGRR, encoded by the exons ATGTCAGATGGTATCGGTATCGCAAA TTTGCCAAATCAA AGGCATAAGATCACAAGCCAGAGAGGCGCGCATTTCACTATCATGGTTGTCG GGCAATCTGGCTTGGGAAAAACGACGCTCATAAACACTCTCTTTGCGACTGAAATCTGCTCGCCGAGGAATTATCGCCAACG GTTCGCAAAACAGCTGGACAAAACCACAGAGGTTGAAATTCTAAAGGCTGACCTTGAGGAACGTGGCTTCAATATTAAATTAACAGTCATTGACACTCCCGGATTTGGCGACTACGTCAATAATCGCGACTCATGGGGCCCTATCGTTGACTTCATTGACGACCAGCACGAATCCTATATGCGCCAGGAGCAACAGCCTTTCAGAAAAGAGAAGCAGGACTTGCGGATCCATGCGTGTCTGTATTTCATCAAACCGACCGGCACCAC GTTGAAACCACTTGATGTGGAGATCATGAAGAAGCTTGGTACACGAGTCAACCTGATTCCAGTCATCGCCAAGGCCGATACTATGACACCAGAAGATCTCCACAACTTCAAAACCATC GTCCGTGAAACGGTCATCGCACAAAATATCGCCGTATACACCCCACCTGTAGACCTTGACGACGAAGCTGCGGCTGAGCATGCACGAGCAATGCAAGCTGTTATGCCCTTCTCAATCATTGGTAGTACTCAGGATGTCACAACGCCTGACGGACGGGTGGTCAAAGGTAGAGAGTATTTGTGGGGTGTAGCCGAAG TTGAGAATGAAGACCATTGCGACTTCAAAAAGCTCCGATCCCTTCTTATCCGCACATATATGCTTGACCTGATTACCTCTACGGAAGAAAAGCACTATGAAGCCTACCGCCTCGCGCAAATGGAAACTCGCAAATTTGGCGAACCAAAGGTTAAAAAGTTGGATAATCCAAAGTAccgcgaagaagaggaaacattgaggaagaggtttACTGAACAGGTCAAGTTGGAGGAGGCCAGATTCAGACAATGGGAGCAACAT CTTATTGCCGAGAGAGATCGTTTAAACAAGGATCTTGAGCAAGCCCACAGCGCTATCAAAGCTCTTGAG GCTGAGCTGGATCAGGTGGCTGCCTACCATCGTCAAGGGGGGACTGTAGGTCGACGTTGA
- a CDS encoding pre-mRNA-processing factor 19, which yields MFFCAISGSPPTVPVVSKTSGAVYEKALIERYIEENGADPISGEPLTKEDLVDVKAKPSTIPPRPANQTSIPALLTALQSEYDSIMLESLEIKKAFQSSRQELANALYREDAATRVIARLMKERDEARQALSSIQSTIGFQPPAAAEEPATADVEMAQEGALPAEVEAKVMETNQALSSVRKKRKPAPGYKKADDIKSYTQINHVPSLHATKPAGITALDLAQDGNTVVTGGADKAVQVFDLEASKVLGTLKGHTKAVTHVAFREHEGEPRLAISASADKTVRVWGEDDGKWGARATLSGHKGEINGLAVHPSGSYVAAGSADSTWSLYDLSTAKEITKYSAIPGIDGSFAYTSFAVHPDGVLHGGGTKDGAVRVWDARQSNSLAATLSSHAKDLSTLSFSENGYYLATSSVSGPPTVKIFDLRKLDILSSWTLPEENTIREVKFDPSAQFLSVVGTDARVYANKTWAELVTFEENAGDLVGARFGKLGSEIVLAGMDRTLRVLGKKE from the exons ATGTTTTTCTGTGCTA TCTCCGGCTCTCCCCCCACCGTCCCCGTCGTCTCCAAGACCTCGGGCGCCGTGTACGAAAAAGCCCTCATCGAGCGTTACATCG AGGAAAACGGCGCAGATCCCATCTCGGGCGAGCCCCTCACCAAGGAAGATCTCGTCGATGTCAAGGCCA AACCTTCCACCATTCCTCCCCGCCCCGCTAACCAGACATCCATCCCCGCGCTCCTCACCGCCCTCCAGTCCGAGTATGACTCCATCATGCTCGAGTCACTCGAAATCAAAAAGGCTTTCCAAAGCTCTCG GCAAGAACTCGCAAACGCATTGTACAGGGAGGATGCTGCCACGCGAGTCATTGCTAGGCTGATGAAGGAGCGAGATGAAGCCAGGCA GGCTTTGTCTTCTATTCAATCTACCATCGGTTTCCAACCGCCAGCCGCTGCCGAAGAGCCTGCAACAGCAGACGTCGAGATGGCTCAGGAAGGTGCTCTTCCCGCAGAGGTCGAGGCCAAGGTCATGGAGACTAACCAGGC ACTCTCCTCTGtgcgaaagaagagaaagccTGCTCCGGGCTACAAGAAGGCCGACGATATCAAGTCATACACCCAGATCAACCACGTTCCCTCTTTGCACGCTACCAAGCCCGCTGGTATCACAGCCCTCGACTTGGCTCAAGACGGCAACACTGTCGTCACCGGCGGTGCCGACAAGGCCGTTCAGGTGTTTGACCTTGAAGCTAGCAAGGTGCTTGGTACACTCAAAGGTCACACCAAAGCGGTCACGCATGTCGCTTTCCGCGAACACGAAGGCGAGCCTAGGTTGGCTATTAGCGCCAGTGCCGATAAGACTGTGAGAGTTTGgggagaagacgatggCAAGTGGGGAGCTAGGGCGACACTTTCCGGTCACAAGGGCGAAATCAATGGGCTTGCCGTCCACCCTTCAGGTTCCTatgttgctgctggttcTGCCGATTCCACTTGGAGTCTGTACGATCTCTCCACTGCCAAGGAGATCACCAAGTACTCTGCTATTCCCGGTATCGACGGTTCTTTCGCTTATACTTCATTTGCTGTTCACCCTGATGGAGTGTTGCACGGTGGTGGTACCAAGGACGGCGCCGTTCGAGTCTGGGATGCTCGTCAATCCAACTCTCTCGCCGCCACACTGTCTTCTCACGCCAAAGAcctttccaccctttcATTCTCTGAGAACGGATACTACCTCGCCACCTCCTCCGTCTCTGGTCCCCCTACCGTCAAGATCTTTGACCTGCGTAAACTCGATATTCTCTCGTCTTGGACGTTGCCAGAGGAGAACACGATCCGTGAAGTCAAGTTTGACCCGTCTGCGCAATTCCTCAGCGTGGTGGGTACCGACGCGAGGGTGTACGCCAACAAGACGTGGGCAGAGCTGGTGACGTTTGAGGAGAATGCGGGTGATTTGGTGGGTGCGAGGTTTGGCAAGTTGGGTAGTGAGATTGTGCTCGCCGGCATGGACAGGACGTTGAGAGTCTTGGGGAAAAAGGAGtaa